In Vicia villosa cultivar HV-30 ecotype Madison, WI unplaced genomic scaffold, Vvil1.0 ctg.000305F_1_1, whole genome shotgun sequence, the following are encoded in one genomic region:
- the LOC131626561 gene encoding uncharacterized protein LOC131626561 — protein sequence MDRDGACDSSPFYCTGEKFVLRIEDTDLERSTREYEEAIEIGDGDYGEKCGDIAMIKCACAVGNLQLMFIQGVWQGSFQTDQKVLQRTTLLRKVLVLNERALKVAECECLVLNGLPLQHVWSNHIRLSTDEVLNRFSLFYAGSCEQFRNSKYSGFFTKFSTFNTLNSYSWRCYVNACLPHNGNSSKPLMMFGTDGAGTLTSPSNHYLIRCDNEVAKLDTSHPEACGKVGGKIIMHIDDSRKYYNFFLSPYYRKGAPTTPLITVAVTKLIAEVLERNNLPGAIFAGLCGGADIGEAISKDTRIPLVSFTGSSKVGALVQQIVSQRFGKPLLELSGNNAIIVMDDADITLAVRSIFFAAVGTAGQRCTTCRRLYLHESVYANVLEQLTGLYKQVKIGLCKKYNRRHI from the exons ATGGATCGCGACGGTGCTTGCGATTCCTCTCCATTCTATTGCACAG GTGAAAAATTTGTGTTGAGAATAGAGGATACTGATTTGGAGAGGTCTACAAGAGAATATGAGGAGGCG ATTGAAATCGGTGATGGTGATTATGGAGAGAAATGTGGAGATAT aGCTATGATAAAGTGTG CATGTGCTGTTGGAAACTTGCAGTTAATGTTTATACAAGGTGTATGGCAAGGAAGCTTTCAGACCGACCAGAAG GTTTTACAAAGAACAACACTGTTGAGGAAGGTGCTTGTACTTAATGAACGTGCTCTTAAAGTTGCCGAG TGCGAATgtttggttttgaatggtttGCCATTGCAGCATGTGTGGAGCAACC ATATTCGTCTAAGTACTGATGAGGTTTTGAACCGGTTCTCACTATTTTATGCAGG GTCCTGCGAACAGTTCAGGAACAGCAAATACAGCGGGTTCTTCACCAAGTTCAGCACCTTCAACACCCTCAACTCATACTCCTGGAGATGCTATGTCAATGCCTGCTTGCCTCATAATGGGAATTCTTCAAAGCCTCTAATGATGTTTGGCACTGATGGCGCCGGAACTCTTACGTCACCTTCAAACCA CTACCTTATCCGCTGTGACAACGAAGTTGCAAAATTAGATACTAGCCATCCCGAGGCTTGCGGTAAAGTTGGTGGCAAGATCATTATGCATATAGACGATAGCCGGAAATATTACAATTTTTTCTTATCACCATATTACAGGAAGGGCGCTCCAACTACTCCACTGATAACTGTTGCTGTGACAAAGCTGATTGCTGAAGTTCTTGAGAGGAACAATTTACCTGGAGCAATATTTGCCGGTCTCTGTGGAGGTGCTGATATTGGGGAGGCAATATCGAAAGACACACGCATTCCTTTGGTTTCATTTACTGGAAGCTCAAAG GTGGGTGCACTGGTCCAGCAAATAGTGAGTCAAAGATTTGGCAAACCCTTGCTTGAGTTAAGTGGTAACAATGCAATAATAGTCATGGATGATGCCGATATCACACTGGCTGTACGCTCTATTTTCTTTGCAGCTGTCGGTACCGCTGGCCAGCGTTGTACAACCTGCCGTAGACTG TATCTGCATGAGAGTGTTTATGCAAACGTGCTCGAGCAACTTACTGGACtctacaaacaagtcaaaattgGATTATGCAAAAAATATAACAGGAGACATATATGA
- the LOC131626552 gene encoding histone H4: MSGRGKGGKGLGKGGAKRHRKVLRDNIQGITKPAIRRLARRGGVKRISGLIYEETRGVLKIFLENVIRDAVTYTEHARRKTVTAMDVVYALKRQGRTLYGFGG; this comes from the coding sequence ATGTCAGGACGTGGAAAAGGTGGAAAGGGTTTGGGAAAGGGAGGAGCAAAACGACACCGTAAGGTTCTCCGGGATAACATTCAGGGTATTACGAAGCCAGCTATTCGTCGTCTTGCTCGCAGAGGAGGAGTGAAGCGTATCAGTGGTTTGATCTATGAAGAAACTCGCGGTGTTCTGAAGATATTTTTGGAGAATGTGATTCGTGATGCTGTTACTTACACTGAGCATGCTAGGAGGAAGACTGTTACAGCTATGGATGTTGTTTATGCTCTTAAGAGACAAGGAAGAACACTCTACGGATTTGggggttag
- the LOC131626551 gene encoding receptor-like protein kinase HERK 1 has protein sequence MMWNHTQGWLFMFIYVLLSTFPLVCFSANFVPIDNYLIDCGSYTNTSIGNLNFTSDQFYKSFLSTQEDILANTTLSSINSTAGYSPLYQTARIFNSPSKYSFPVSRKGRVWIRLHFFPFSYRNYNLTAANFDVRTQNNVLVSNFSVLEKNGVMKEYLVNVTLDEVVVTFTPSMNSTAFVNAIEVVSVPDDLIPDDAIALSPRRSYSGLLTQALETVFRVNMGGPSVSFDVDPLRRTWVPDVSFLILPNLARNFSSIGAVKYVKGGPTENIAPASVYGTLTEMNSESDPRSIFNVTWKFDVEPEFQYLVRLHFCDIVSKGLNELYFNVYINSLLAAKDLDLAAKTNNVLGTPYFMDFVTTPSVDDKIFVSIGPSDANSDYPNAILNGLEIMKMNNSKSSLSASTAVLLTSNHGSNSKKVGVIVGVSLGIVCAVVGVFFVLFMRRRRLAQQGHSKTWVPLSINDGTSHTMGSKYSNATTGSAASNFEYRFPFAAVQEATNNFDESWVIGVGGFGKVYKGELNDGTKVACKRGNPRSHQGLAEFRTEIEMLSQFRHRHLVSLIGYCDERNEMILIYEYMENGTVKSHLYGSGLPSLSWKERLEICIGAARGLHYLHTGYAKAVIHRDVKSANILLDENLMAKVADFGLSKIGPEIDQTHVSTAVKGSFGYLDPEYFRRQQLTEKSDVYSFGVVLFEVLCARPVIDPSLPREMVNLAEWSMKWQKKGELARIVDPTLEGKIRPDSLRKFGETAEKCLADFGVDRPSMGDVLWNLEYALQLQEAVVKGDPEENSTNMIELSPQINNYNHEESVSVAQFEAASLDDLSGVSMSKVFSQLVKSEGR, from the coding sequence ATGATGTGGAATCATACACAAGGTTGGTTATTTATGTTCATCTATGTGTTATTATCAACTTTtcctttggtgtgtttttctgcAAACTTTGTTCCTATAGATAATTACCTTATAGATTGTGGTTCATATACAAATACTTCAATAGGTAATCTCAATTTTACATCAGATCAATTCTATAAGAGTTTTCTTTCCACACAAGAAGATATTCTTGCAAATACTACTTTAAGTTCAATCAATTCCACTGCTGGTTATTCACCTCTTTATCAAACTGCAAGAATCTTCAATTCACCTTCAAAGTATAGTTTTCCTGTTAGCAGAAAGGGTAGGGTTTGGATCAGGCTTCATTTCTTTCCGTTTTCGTATCGAAATTACAATCTTACTGCTGCGAATTTCGATGTTAGGACTCAAAATAATGTGCTGGTTAGTAACTTTAGTGTGCTGGAAAAAAATGGTGTCATGAAGGAGTATTTAGTGAATGTGACGTTAGATGAAGTTGTTGTGACGTTTACCCCGTCGATGAATTCGACTGCTTTTGTGAATGCGATCGAAGTTGTTTCTGTGCCTGATGATTTGATTCCCGATGATGCTATCGCGTTGAGTCCGCGGAGAAGTTATTCAGGGTTGTTGACACAGGCGTTAGAGACGGTTTTCAGGGTTAACATGGGTGGTCCGAGTGTTTCTTTTGACGTTGATCCGCTTCGTCGAACTTGGGTTCCTGATGTAAGTTTTCTTATACTACCTAATCTTGCTAGAAATTTTTCGAGTATAGGTGCTGTTAAGTATGTAAAAGGCGGGCCAACAGAGAATATTGCTCCGGCTAGTGTATATGGTACTTTAACTGAGATGAACTCGGAGAGTGATCCGCGTAGCATTTTCAATGTGACATGGAAGTTTGATGTGGAGCCGGAGTTTCAGTACCTTGTTCGACTTCACTTCTGTGACATTGTTAGTAAAGGTCTTAATGAACTCTATTTCAATGTTTACATTAATTCCTTGTTAGCTGCAAAGGATCTTGATCTCGCCGCAAAGACTAATAATGTTTTGGGTACTCCTTATTTTATGGATTTCGTTACAACACCGTCGGTGGATGATAAAATTTTTGTAAGTATTGGGCCTTCTGATGCAAATAGTGATTATCCTAATGCCATTTTGAATGGACTTGAGATCATGAAAATGAACAACTCTAAGAGCAGTCTCAGTGCATCGACAGCCGTGCTTTTGACGAGTAATCATGGTTCGAATTCTAAGAAAGTTGGCGTGATAGTTGGTGTGAGTCTTGGGATAGTTTGCGCAGTGGTTGGAGTTTTCTTTGTGCTCTTCATGAGAAGAAGACGGTTGGCACAACAAGGGCATTCAAAGACGTGGGTTCCTTTATCGATCAACGATGGAACTTCTCACACAATGGGAAGTAAATATTCAAACGCCACAACAGGAAGTGCTGCTTCGAATTTCGAGTACCGCTTCCCATTTGCGGCAGTTCAAGAGGCCACAAACAATTTTGATGAGAGTTGGGTTATTGGCGTAGGTGGTTTTGGTAAGGTTTACAAAGGTGAATTAAACGATGGAACTAAAGTTGCTTGTAAGAGGGGGAACCCTCGGTCACATCAGGGACTTGCAGAATTCCGAACCGAAATAGAAATGTTGTCTCAGTTCCGTCATCGGCATCTGGTATCATTGATCGGATATTGTGATGAAAGGAATGAAATGATCTTGATATATGAGTACATGGAGAATGGAACTGTCAAGAGTCATCTCTATGGCTCAGGTCTCCCCAGCTTAAGTTGGAAAGAGAGGCTCGAGATATGCATCGGAGCAGCTAGGGGACTTCATTACCTTCATACCGGCTATGCTAAAGCGGTTATTCACCGCGATGTAAAATCTGCAAATATCCTTCTTGATGAGAACCTCATGGCGAAAGTTGCCGATTTCGGGCTATCAAAGATCGGACCGGAAATTGATCAGACGCACGTGAGCACAGCCGTGAAAGGAAGTTTTGGCTACCTTGATCCGGAGTATTTCAGAAGGCAGCAGTTAACGGAGAAATCTGACGTGTATTCATTTGGGGTAGTTTTGTTCGAGGTTTTATGTGCAAGACCTGTTATAGATCCATCTCTTCCTAGAGAAATGGTGAATTTGGCAGAATGGTCGATGAAATGGCAGAAAAAAGGAGAACTTGCGCGAATCGTGGATCCAACGCTAGAAGGGAAAATCAGACCGGATTCTCTAAGAAAATTCGGAGAAACGGCTGAAAAATGTTTGGCTGATTTCGGTGTTGATAGGCCTTCTATGGGAGATGTATTGTGGAATCTGGAGTATGCTCTTCAACTTCAAGAGGCTGTTGTTAAAGGCGATCCTGAAGAAAACAGCACTAATATGATCGAACTCTCTCCGCAAATCAATAACTACAACCACGAAGAAAGTGTTTCGGTTGCGCAATTTGAAGCTGCGAGTCTTGATGATCTGTCTGGTGTTTCTATGAGTAAAGTATTCTCGCAGTTGGTGAAGTCCGAGGGAAGGTGA